One genomic window of Stigmatopora nigra isolate UIUO_SnigA chromosome 13, RoL_Snig_1.1, whole genome shotgun sequence includes the following:
- the afdnb gene encoding afadin isoform X1 encodes MRFYLEDCSGGNIATKCVRFCSNATTSEVVEALAEKFRPDMKMLSTCYSLFEIHGNKERKLDQDERPLVVQLNWNTDNREGRFVLKKSKETLEESCHDQEKVGIIQTFKRTLSRKEKKNKNKAFDKPTGACENPSNSKLEAEQSMGKKTQEEVQVDTNSPRHDLFDQFGLPLGIQLCDHSEEAFLTAVVNYANSSTIHFKLSPAYALYAAGRFTLQCPDAVIGGTSSIADKMVFAMGKIIQRQQDVPGALAFWMANTSELLNFFKHDKDLSRLTQQSQLDLSCLVHKAYSLLIQCVQIELCKNLPTFLIDPEQHGSLPTGIERVLNTLMNTMSLLRHYQVNPALAIQLFSQIFHFISTWLFNHLMSPDTSTPGLRSHYWGAALRQRLTGIEAWAERQGLELAADCHLGHFIQATTLLTMNKYTINDAIEIQNTCFKLNSLQLRALLCGYFYAPNEPEIPTDLIETVVTAAQSSVDKAICQEGRNINLEENLDLHLPFLLPDGGYSCDNVRGIPSGFREFLEPIRQRGLCNLTSRPNQNSDWTIFFTEPGTPNSDKKGKPETVTVTVKKPFNSGIGVSIVAAKGASQDNLGIYIKSIVKGGPAEKNGLLTAGDQLLSVDGQSLLGLSQERAAAIMMQTGSIVTLQVAKFGASYHGLDALLDDPASSGTAGGVNTREILLYALEDQSISGKNKVETMQKKRQFYRSNPNVANFAPEELEESTNRDLRVNKSLSNLVKETFHREYLTLPTPKSQDSNRSTSSQQNSSRPQQIFQVSLRPLTGQNYVNQRTFMRQALSQENLSMDTVGLLLDKSQTITTKQNHHSHLPIRSSFSTQNILLRDPVKERETRAGVWRTPFSQQLTPMPSIQPIRIDVPITRPAVSHTNPPLTTFQHGSYLVAPRSSQALQINGHSHPKCPIRAGPSRLAPQTVAKPQVSITPTKHVSFQEPLSQEKQNATKAEPENFRERDEKIKMHEVERRFQQKLREVQQQADEGDDEQDLDMMVIIQELEKRAQKLRNPPWNANGNFKEQSKTLSTPKDYISSGQHQNDVAFTECRDDKMRKMSAPEKLPFKERQRLFSLAPNA; translated from the exons ATGCGCTTCTACTTAGAAGATTGCAGTGGAGGAAATATCGCCACCAAGTGTGTGCGGTTTTGCAGCAACGCTACGACCAGTGAGGTGGTTGAGGCTCTTGCTGAGAAATTCCGGCCCGATATGAAGATGCTGAGCACTTGCTATTCTCTTTTTGAGATTCATGGCAATAAAG AACGAAAACTAGACCAAGATGAGAGGCCTTTGGTAGTTCAGTTAAACTGGAACACGGACAACCGAGAAGGAAGGTTTGTGCTCAAGAAAAGCAAAGAAACACTGGAG GAGAGCTGCCATGACCAGGAAAAGGTGGGCATAATTCAAACCTTCAAGAGGACTTTatcaagaaaagaaaagaagaacaaaaacaaagcttttGACAAGCCTACAGG GGCATGTGAAAACCCATCAAATAGCAAGCTTGAAGCAGAACAGTCCATGGGAAAGAAAACACAAGAAGAGGTACAGGTGGACACAA ACAGTCCCCGGCATGATTTGTTTGATCAGTTTGGTCTACCACTTGGAATTCAGCTCTGTGATCACT CTGAAGAAGCCTTCCTGACAGCGGTCGTAAATTACGCCAACAGCTCCACGATTCACTTCAAGCTCTCGCCAGCTTACGCACTCTATGCCGCAGGCCGCTTTACGCTGCAATGTCCGGACGCCGTGATCGGCGGCACGTCTTCCATTGCGGACAAAATGGTGTTTGCGATGGGCAAAATTATTCAA AGGCAACAGGATGTCCCTGGAGCTCTGGCCTTCTGGATGGCCAACACTTCGGAGCTTCTAAACTTCTTCAAACACGACAAGGACCTCAGCAGACTTACACAGCAGAGTCAGCTGGACCTGTCTTGCCTGGTGCATAAGGCTTACAG TCTCCTGATTCAGTGTGTACAGATTGAGCTATGCAAAAATTTGCCAACATTTCTGATCGATCCTGAGCAACATGGTTCTCTTCCAACTGGCATCG AGAGGGTTTTGAATACCTTGATGAACACCATGTCACTCTTACGACACTACCAGGTCAACCCTGCCCTTGCCATTCAGCTTTTCTCCCAGATATTTCACTTCATCAGCACCTGGCTCTTCAACCACCTCATGAGCCCGGACACTAGTACGCCAGGCTTGCGTTCCCATTACTGGGGGGCAGCTCTACGCCAAAGATTGACCGGCATTGAAGCTTGGGCAGAGAGACAGGGGCTGGAGCTGGCTGCTGACTGCCACCTAGGACATTTCATCCAG gcaACAACACTCCTGACCATGAACAAGTACACGATAAATGATGCAATTGAGATCCAGAACACTTGTTTCAAGTTGAATTCACTGCAGCTTCGTGCTTTGTTGTGTGGATACTTTTACGCCCCCAATGAGCCTGAAATCCCAACG GATTTGATTGAAACCGTGGTCACGGCTGCGCAGTCTTCTGTGGATAAAGCCATTTGTCAGGAAGGCCGAAACATCAACCTAGAGGAGAACCTAGACCTTCATCTCCCTTTCCTGCTACCAGATGGGGGATACTCCTGCGACAATGTGAGAGGAATCCCTTCTGGCTTTCGTGAGTTTCTGGAGCCAATTCGTCAAAGAG GTCTCTGCAATTTAACCTCCCGGCCAAACCAAAACAGCGATTGGACCATATTTTTCACTGAACCAGGAACTCCAAACTCG GACAAAAAAGGAAAGCCAGAAACGGTCACGGTTACTGTGAAGAAACCTTTTAACAGTGGAATAGGGGTTAGCATTGTGGCTGCAAAG GGAGCAAGCCAAGACAATCTTGGGATTTACATCAAATCCATTGTCAAGGGAGGACCAGCTGAGAAG AATGGTCTACTGACTGCAGGGGACCAGCTGCTCAGTGTGGACGGTCAGAGTTTGCTGGGTCTTAGTCAGGAAAG GGCCGCAGCGATCATGATGCAAACCGGTTCGATTGTGACCTTGCAAGTGGCTAAATTCGGAGCCAGCTACCACGGTCTTGATGCTCTGTTGGACGATCCTGCCAGCTCTGGGACTGCGG GAGGGGTTAACACTCGAGAGATTCTTCTATATGCCCTCGAGGATCAGAGCATCAGTGGGAAAAACAAAGTAGAAACAATGCAGAAGAAGAGACAGTTTTATCGCTCCAACCCTAACGTGGCCA ATTTTGCACCAGAGGAATTAGAAGAGTCCACCAACCGAGACTTGCGAGTAAACAAGTCACTTTCCAACCTTGTGAAGGAG ACGTTTCACCGAGAATACCTGACACTCCCAACCCCGAAATCTCAGGACAGCAACAGATCTACATCCAGTCAACAAAACAGCAGTCGGCCACAGCAAATATTTCAGGTGTCTTTAAGGCCTTTGACGGGACAGAATTATGTCAACCAAAGGACGTTCATG cgtcaAGCTCTATCCCAGGAGAACTTGTCCATGGACACAGTAGGCCTTTTACTGGACAAAAGTCAGACAATCACAACCAAGCAAAACCATCACTCGCACCTTCCCATTCGCTCAAGCTTCTCCACCCAAAACATCCTCCTCCGTGATCCAGTCAAAGAACGAGAAACCCGTGCTGGAGTGTGGCGGACACCCTTTTCACAACAGCTCACGCCAATGCCTTCCATCCAACCCATACGCATTGACGTCCCCATTACCAGGCCGGCGGTTTCTCATACCAATCCTCCTCTTACTACATTCCAACACGGTTCTTATTTGGTGGCACCAAGGTCAAGTCAAGCTCTCCAAATAAACGGACACTCCCATCCAAAATGTCCTATCCGTGCCGGACCCTCACGGCTAGCACCGCAAACTGTGGCAAAACCTCAAGTTAGCATCACCCCAACAAAGCATGTTTCTTTCCAAGAACCACTGAGCCAGGAGAAGCAGAACGCCACTAAGGCAGAGCCCGAAAACTTCAGGGAACGTGACGAAAAGATTAAAATGCATGAGGTCGAGAGGCGGTTTCAGCAGAAACTGCGAGAGGTTCAGCAACAGGCGGATGAGGGTGACGACGAACAAGACTTGGACATGATGGTTATAATACAAGAGTTAGAGAAACGAGCACAA aaATTGAGAAACCCACCATGGAATGCAAATGGAAATTTTAAAGAGCAGTCTAAAACTCTTTCCACTCCAAAAG ACTACATCTCAAGTGGACAGcatcaaaatgatgtggcgtTTACAGA GTGCCGCGACGACAAAATGCGGAAGATGTCGGCTCCAGAGAAGTTACCGTTCAAGGAGCGCCAACGCCTCTTTTCTCTGGCACCCAATGCATAA
- the LOC144206239 gene encoding guanine nucleotide-binding protein G(I)/G(S)/G(O) subunit gamma-2, whose protein sequence is MASNNTASIAQARKLVEQLKMEANIDRIKVSKAAADLMSYCEAHAKEDPLMSPVPASENPFREKKFFCAIL, encoded by the exons ATGGCGAGCAATAACACGGCCAGCATTGCGCAAGCCAGGAAGCTGGTGGAGCAGCTCAAGATGGAGGCCAACATCGACAGGATAAAG GTGTCGAAAGCAGCAGCAGACCTGATGTCCTACTGCGAAGCGCACGCCAAAGAGGATCCACTGATGTCGCCGGTTCCCGCTTCGGAGAACCCCTTTAGGGAGAAGAAGTTCTTCTGTGccatcttgtaa
- the dusp23b gene encoding dual specificity protein phosphatase 23, producing MASTPPSNFSWVDQGKVAGLALPRMTAEYQFLLDSGIRHLVCLCERKPPNYDTCPELSLHHIKITDFTPPTQEQIDQFLKIVEEANAKGEGVAVHCMHGHGRTGTMLACYLVKTKKMPGTDAIQEIRRLRSGSIETHDQEKAVVQFYQRIK from the exons ATGGCCTCCACTCCCCCCAGCAACTTCTCTTGGGTGGACCAGGGCAAAGTGGCCGGACTGGCCCTCCCACGGATGACGGCGGAGTACCAGTTCCTGCTGGACAGCGGCATCCGACACCTAGTGTGTCTATGCGAGCGTAAGCCCCCCAATTATGACACGTGTCCTGAACTAAGCTTGCATCATATCAAGATCACCGACTTCACGCCACCCACACAAGAGCAGATTGATCAATTCCTCAAAATAGTGGAAGAGGCCAACGCTAAGGGAGAG GGTGTGGCTGTTCACTGTATGCACGGGCACGGACGAACAGGCACCATGTTGGCCTGCTACCTGGTGAAGACAAAGAAAATGCCTGGCACCGACGCCATTCAGGAGATCCGACGACTACGTTCTGGCTCCATTGAAACTCATGACCAAGAAAAGGCAGTGGTACAGTTTTATCAACGTATTAAATAG
- the afdnb gene encoding afadin isoform X2 codes for MRFYLEDCSGGNIATKCVRFCSNATTSEVVEALAEKFRPDMKMLSTCYSLFEIHGNKERKLDQDERPLVVQLNWNTDNREGRFVLKKSKETLEESCHDQEKVGIIQTFKRTLSRKEKKNKNKAFDKPTGACENPSNSKLEAEQSMGKKTQEEVQVDTNSPRHDLFDQFGLPLGIQLCDHSEEAFLTAVVNYANSSTIHFKLSPAYALYAAGRFTLQCPDAVIGGTSSIADKMVFAMGKIIQRQQDVPGALAFWMANTSELLNFFKHDKDLSRLTQQSQLDLSCLVHKAYSLLIQCVQIELCKNLPTFLIDPEQHGSLPTGIERVLNTLMNTMSLLRHYQVNPALAIQLFSQIFHFISTWLFNHLMSPDTSTPGLRSHYWGAALRQRLTGIEAWAERQGLELAADCHLGHFIQATTLLTMNKYTINDAIEIQNTCFKLNSLQLRALLCGYFYAPNEPEIPTDLIETVVTAAQSSVDKAICQEGRNINLEENLDLHLPFLLPDGGYSCDNVRGIPSGFREFLEPIRQRGLCNLTSRPNQNSDWTIFFTEPGTPNSDKKGKPETVTVTVKKPFNSGIGVSIVAAKGASQDNLGIYIKSIVKGGPAEKNGLLTAGDQLLSVDGQSLLGLSQERAAAIMMQTGSIVTLQVAKFGASYHGLDALLDDPASSGTAGVNTREILLYALEDQSISGKNKVETMQKKRQFYRSNPNVANFAPEELEESTNRDLRVNKSLSNLVKETFHREYLTLPTPKSQDSNRSTSSQQNSSRPQQIFQVSLRPLTGQNYVNQRTFMRQALSQENLSMDTVGLLLDKSQTITTKQNHHSHLPIRSSFSTQNILLRDPVKERETRAGVWRTPFSQQLTPMPSIQPIRIDVPITRPAVSHTNPPLTTFQHGSYLVAPRSSQALQINGHSHPKCPIRAGPSRLAPQTVAKPQVSITPTKHVSFQEPLSQEKQNATKAEPENFRERDEKIKMHEVERRFQQKLREVQQQADEGDDEQDLDMMVIIQELEKRAQKLRNPPWNANGNFKEQSKTLSTPKDYISSGQHQNDVAFTECRDDKMRKMSAPEKLPFKERQRLFSLAPNA; via the exons ATGCGCTTCTACTTAGAAGATTGCAGTGGAGGAAATATCGCCACCAAGTGTGTGCGGTTTTGCAGCAACGCTACGACCAGTGAGGTGGTTGAGGCTCTTGCTGAGAAATTCCGGCCCGATATGAAGATGCTGAGCACTTGCTATTCTCTTTTTGAGATTCATGGCAATAAAG AACGAAAACTAGACCAAGATGAGAGGCCTTTGGTAGTTCAGTTAAACTGGAACACGGACAACCGAGAAGGAAGGTTTGTGCTCAAGAAAAGCAAAGAAACACTGGAG GAGAGCTGCCATGACCAGGAAAAGGTGGGCATAATTCAAACCTTCAAGAGGACTTTatcaagaaaagaaaagaagaacaaaaacaaagcttttGACAAGCCTACAGG GGCATGTGAAAACCCATCAAATAGCAAGCTTGAAGCAGAACAGTCCATGGGAAAGAAAACACAAGAAGAGGTACAGGTGGACACAA ACAGTCCCCGGCATGATTTGTTTGATCAGTTTGGTCTACCACTTGGAATTCAGCTCTGTGATCACT CTGAAGAAGCCTTCCTGACAGCGGTCGTAAATTACGCCAACAGCTCCACGATTCACTTCAAGCTCTCGCCAGCTTACGCACTCTATGCCGCAGGCCGCTTTACGCTGCAATGTCCGGACGCCGTGATCGGCGGCACGTCTTCCATTGCGGACAAAATGGTGTTTGCGATGGGCAAAATTATTCAA AGGCAACAGGATGTCCCTGGAGCTCTGGCCTTCTGGATGGCCAACACTTCGGAGCTTCTAAACTTCTTCAAACACGACAAGGACCTCAGCAGACTTACACAGCAGAGTCAGCTGGACCTGTCTTGCCTGGTGCATAAGGCTTACAG TCTCCTGATTCAGTGTGTACAGATTGAGCTATGCAAAAATTTGCCAACATTTCTGATCGATCCTGAGCAACATGGTTCTCTTCCAACTGGCATCG AGAGGGTTTTGAATACCTTGATGAACACCATGTCACTCTTACGACACTACCAGGTCAACCCTGCCCTTGCCATTCAGCTTTTCTCCCAGATATTTCACTTCATCAGCACCTGGCTCTTCAACCACCTCATGAGCCCGGACACTAGTACGCCAGGCTTGCGTTCCCATTACTGGGGGGCAGCTCTACGCCAAAGATTGACCGGCATTGAAGCTTGGGCAGAGAGACAGGGGCTGGAGCTGGCTGCTGACTGCCACCTAGGACATTTCATCCAG gcaACAACACTCCTGACCATGAACAAGTACACGATAAATGATGCAATTGAGATCCAGAACACTTGTTTCAAGTTGAATTCACTGCAGCTTCGTGCTTTGTTGTGTGGATACTTTTACGCCCCCAATGAGCCTGAAATCCCAACG GATTTGATTGAAACCGTGGTCACGGCTGCGCAGTCTTCTGTGGATAAAGCCATTTGTCAGGAAGGCCGAAACATCAACCTAGAGGAGAACCTAGACCTTCATCTCCCTTTCCTGCTACCAGATGGGGGATACTCCTGCGACAATGTGAGAGGAATCCCTTCTGGCTTTCGTGAGTTTCTGGAGCCAATTCGTCAAAGAG GTCTCTGCAATTTAACCTCCCGGCCAAACCAAAACAGCGATTGGACCATATTTTTCACTGAACCAGGAACTCCAAACTCG GACAAAAAAGGAAAGCCAGAAACGGTCACGGTTACTGTGAAGAAACCTTTTAACAGTGGAATAGGGGTTAGCATTGTGGCTGCAAAG GGAGCAAGCCAAGACAATCTTGGGATTTACATCAAATCCATTGTCAAGGGAGGACCAGCTGAGAAG AATGGTCTACTGACTGCAGGGGACCAGCTGCTCAGTGTGGACGGTCAGAGTTTGCTGGGTCTTAGTCAGGAAAG GGCCGCAGCGATCATGATGCAAACCGGTTCGATTGTGACCTTGCAAGTGGCTAAATTCGGAGCCAGCTACCACGGTCTTGATGCTCTGTTGGACGATCCTGCCAGCTCTGGGACTGCGG GGGTTAACACTCGAGAGATTCTTCTATATGCCCTCGAGGATCAGAGCATCAGTGGGAAAAACAAAGTAGAAACAATGCAGAAGAAGAGACAGTTTTATCGCTCCAACCCTAACGTGGCCA ATTTTGCACCAGAGGAATTAGAAGAGTCCACCAACCGAGACTTGCGAGTAAACAAGTCACTTTCCAACCTTGTGAAGGAG ACGTTTCACCGAGAATACCTGACACTCCCAACCCCGAAATCTCAGGACAGCAACAGATCTACATCCAGTCAACAAAACAGCAGTCGGCCACAGCAAATATTTCAGGTGTCTTTAAGGCCTTTGACGGGACAGAATTATGTCAACCAAAGGACGTTCATG cgtcaAGCTCTATCCCAGGAGAACTTGTCCATGGACACAGTAGGCCTTTTACTGGACAAAAGTCAGACAATCACAACCAAGCAAAACCATCACTCGCACCTTCCCATTCGCTCAAGCTTCTCCACCCAAAACATCCTCCTCCGTGATCCAGTCAAAGAACGAGAAACCCGTGCTGGAGTGTGGCGGACACCCTTTTCACAACAGCTCACGCCAATGCCTTCCATCCAACCCATACGCATTGACGTCCCCATTACCAGGCCGGCGGTTTCTCATACCAATCCTCCTCTTACTACATTCCAACACGGTTCTTATTTGGTGGCACCAAGGTCAAGTCAAGCTCTCCAAATAAACGGACACTCCCATCCAAAATGTCCTATCCGTGCCGGACCCTCACGGCTAGCACCGCAAACTGTGGCAAAACCTCAAGTTAGCATCACCCCAACAAAGCATGTTTCTTTCCAAGAACCACTGAGCCAGGAGAAGCAGAACGCCACTAAGGCAGAGCCCGAAAACTTCAGGGAACGTGACGAAAAGATTAAAATGCATGAGGTCGAGAGGCGGTTTCAGCAGAAACTGCGAGAGGTTCAGCAACAGGCGGATGAGGGTGACGACGAACAAGACTTGGACATGATGGTTATAATACAAGAGTTAGAGAAACGAGCACAA aaATTGAGAAACCCACCATGGAATGCAAATGGAAATTTTAAAGAGCAGTCTAAAACTCTTTCCACTCCAAAAG ACTACATCTCAAGTGGACAGcatcaaaatgatgtggcgtTTACAGA GTGCCGCGACGACAAAATGCGGAAGATGTCGGCTCCAGAGAAGTTACCGTTCAAGGAGCGCCAACGCCTCTTTTCTCTGGCACCCAATGCATAA